The Rufibacter sp. DG15C region TCTATTCTGCAACTGGCAGTACCGGCCAGAAAGCTTTCGGCACCACTGCAGATAGGCATTACAGTCATAGAGGCTCCCCTCAGTCTCCAACTTTCATCCCCTGACTTCCACAGATGCAGTTCCACCTCGTCACGGACTAAGATAGCGAACTCCTCTTCCTGGTGGCGTGCCTCAAAGCCAAGCCTCTCCGAATAAAATTTAACTGACTCCCCAATATCCCTGACGGGAAGCGCAGGAATGGATTTCTTCATCTTCATGCTTCCAAAGGGCTAGGCGCAACACGGTTTGTCCTGTTGAATAGGGGGGCATTTCACGGTGCCGTAGCTACAAAATACACAGCAGTCACCCTGCAAGGGCTTTAAAACGGTGTGGCAGTTCCCGCACTCGTAGAAATACTGGCACGCATTGGTGGGCATTTCCTCCTCTTTGGCGTGTCCGCACTCTGGGCAGGTGATGGTGGA contains the following coding sequences:
- a CDS encoding VOC family protein; this translates as MKMKKSIPALPVRDIGESVKFYSERLGFEARHQEEEFAILVRDEVELHLWKSGDESWRLRGASMTVMPICSGAESFLAGTASCRIEVQGIDDLFREYQSQGIIYDTETVVVDQPWGDREFPALDHHRNLLTFYEVIA
- a CDS encoding GDCCVxC domain-containing (seleno)protein, with amino-acid sequence MEDTVILESTITCPECGHAKEEEMPTNACQYFYECGNCHTVLKPLQGDCCVFCSYGTVKCPPIQQDKPCCA